AACCTAGTACAGTACAATTATTTCATCGGCTCTTTAAGGTTGCGATTAACGCAGCAGTGGATGATGAAATTATTCCACGCAATCGTTTCAAGAAAATAACCATTCCAGTTGAAGAGGTAAACGATAACTTTCTCACAGCTAAGGAATTGAATGAATTTCTTAAAGCTGCTAAGGAATTAGAGAATATTACTAATTACACACTCATCTTACTTTTAGCATATACAGGTGTGAGGAAAGGTGAAGCTTTAGGGTTAAAGTGGAATAATATAGACTTAGAAAATAATAAAATTACCGTTGAACGTACTAGAGATAAAAAAGGGGCCCGTACTCCTAAAACGAAAAATAGTTACCGGACTATCAGAGTTGATAATATTTTAGTAAGCCAATTAAAACTGTACCGTACTTGGTGCAAGATGACAAAGCTATCATTCGGTAAACACATTTCAGACGATGACTTTGTTTTTATCTCATATCAATCTGGTACTCCAACCGGAGAAAACACATTAAAATATAGTTTTGACCGAATCATCAAAAAAACGAAGTTAAAACGAATTACTCCACATGGATTACGTCATACCCATGCAACTATTTTGATTAGCCAGAAACAACCTGTTAATGTTATTGCTGATCGGTTAGGTAATACACCCCAAATGATTTGGGATACTTACGGTCACATCTTTAAAGAGATGGAAGAAGAATCAGTTATTGCATTCAGCCAAGCATTACATTTCTAATATTGGGGGAGGTTTTGGGGGAGGTTTTCAATATAACCGCCTCAAGCCTTGAAAACACTAGGGTTTGTAGGACTATTGAGTTCTACTCTCGTTAATAGAGTGCATAAAGAACCCCAGCCGATTTGGCTGGGGTTTTTGTTTTTTTCTATTCCTCATCTCCTAGCCTTTGTTCTTCCAAGTTGGTCGATATAATCGAAAATGTGGTCGATATATTCGAAAAAGTGGTCAATATATTCGAAAATCCGCTGATATATTCGAAAATGTGATCGAAAAAGCTAAAAACTGATATCTTATTTATAAAAGAAACAGCCACCTGGGTTCCAGGATGGCTGTTTTCTTCATATATATAGCTGGTTTTCCACATCAAACTCTAGTATTTAATCATAAAGTACTTCTTCTTGCCGCGGCGAACGATCGTGAACTGTCCATCGATCTTGTCTGCACCGCCAAGTACATATGCCGTATCGGTTACACGCTCTCCGTTCAGGGAGACAGCGCCGTTTGATACATCTTCACGCGCCTGGCGCTTGGATGGCGAGATTTTTGCTGCAACGAGCAAGTCGACTAGACCTTGTTCTTCTTCCCCTTCAACTGTAAAAGAGGGAACGTCCTTGAAGCCTTGCTTGATTTCATCAGCGCTCAGGTTTTTGATATCACCGCTGAAAAGGGCTGCTGAAATCCTGATTGCCTGCTGAAGGGATTCTTCACCATGGATCATGCGTGTCATTTCTTCTGCAAGAGCTTTTTGAGCCTTGCGAAGATGTGGTTCTTCCTCTACCGCTTTTTCCAACGCTTCGATTTCTTCTTTTTCTAAGAAAGTGAAGAATTTCAAGTACTTCACAACATCAGCATCAGCTGTGTTAATCCAGAACTGGTAGAACTCATATGGTGACGTTTTTTCCGGGTCAAGCCATACAGCGCCGCTTTCTGACTTACCGAATTTCGTTCCATCTGCTTTCGTGACAAGCGGAATTGTCAGGCCGAAAGCCTTTGATCCTTCTGCAGACATTTTACGGATCAATTCGAGACCAGTCGTAATATTGCCCCACTGGTCGCTTCCTCCAATCTGGAGCTTACAGTCGTGTTTTTCATATAAATGGAAGAAATCCATCGCTTGCAGGATCGTGTAAGTGAATTCTGTGAACGAAATACCTGTTTCAAGCCTTGAAGCGATTGTATCCTTGGCCAGCATGTAATTTACGCCAACATGCTTACCGAAGTCACGCAGGAATGTAACGACATCCATGGACCCGGCCCAATCGTAATTGTTGACCATCAGCGCACCGTTTTCACCTTCCACGCTGAAAATTTGCTCCAACTGCTTTCTGATTCCGTCTACATTCAACTGAACCTGTTCCAGGGTTTGCAGCTTACGTTCCTCACTCTTTCCGCTTGGGTCACCAATCAGACCAGTCGCTCCTCCAACCAGGACGATCGGGCGATGACCTGCATTCTGGAAGCGGCGCAATGTTAGAAACGGAAGAAGATGCCCAATATGCATGCTGTCCGCTGTTGGATCAACACCACAGTAAAGTGAAATTTTCTCCTTGGATAGCAGGTCCTTTATTCCCTCTTCATCTGTTTGCTGGTAAATAATCCCGCGCCATTCGAGATCTTTAAGTAATTCCATTTCTTCTTCCTCCATTCAAAATATATTTCGCAACCGGATTTTCGCCCAATAAAAAACGCCCTGCAATAAATGCAGGGGCGCTGTATGCGCGGTACCACCCGGCTTGAAAACAAAATAAAAAATGTCTTCCACTCAATAAAATAACGGTTAAACCGTCCGCGGCTACTAAGTTCTCTGTTCACTGCGGCGCTCGGGGAGGTAATTCGTCCTTCTGTTTGTACCGGCTCACAGCACCCGCCGGCTTTCTGGAACATTGACAGAAGCACTACTCATTCCCTTCACAGCTTTTTGCTATAAAGTTAATAAAGCATTTTTACCATAAAGGACTAATAGTTGTCAAATTCGACATAAATTTTCAGAAAAATTCAGATTAACATCTATTCGACAGCATGTTTATGCTATAATGTATGTGATTTTAGGGGGAATGATATGAATGCATGAAGGAAAACAGGCTTGGAAAGAGAAGCTTAAATCCTTTGGTGCTTTTTTTACGAATAAAAAGACCGTAAAAGGAGCCCGGATTACTTATTCGGTTGTCTGGAACATGCTGTTGTTATTGATCATTGTATTGGTTCTCGGCGGCGGCTTCGCCGCAGGAGCAGGTGCCGGCTACTTCGCATCCCTTGTCAAAGATGAACAAATCCGACCTTATGAAAACATGAGGAAAGATATTTACAACTATGAAGAAACCTCGGATTTATATTTTGATAATGATGTCTATCTTGGCAAGCTCCGAACAGATCTCTACCGTGAGGAAGTCAAGCTTGACGATATGTCAAAGCATTTGATAAATGCTGTAGTCGCAACGGAAGATGAGTATTTTTACGAGCATGATGGAGTTGTTCCAAAAGCTATCTTGCGTGCACTTTTCCAGGAGGTCACAAACTCAGCGACATCTTCCGGGGGAAGTACATTGACACAGCAGCTAATCAAGAACCAAATCCTGACGAATGAAGTATCATTCGAGCGAAAAGCGAAAGAAATCCTGCTCGCACTTCGTCTCGAGAAATTCTTTGATAAAAAAGAAATCCTTGAAGCCTATCTGAATGTCGCTACATTTGGACGCAACGCGAACGGCAGCAACATTGCCGGTGTACAGGCTGCAGCAAAAGGAATCTTCGGTAAAGACGCGAAGGATCTGTCCTTGCCTCAGGCCGCTTTCATTGCCGGACTTCCACAAAGTCCATTCGGCTATACGCCATTCAGCAGCGACCACGGCAAGCTGAAGGACCCAGCTGGGCTTGAGCCTGGCCTATCCAGGTACAAGACAGTTGTTTCGAGAATGCATGGAGCTGGATTTATTTCTGATCAAGAGTTTAAGGAAGCGATCAACTATGATATCACTAAAGACTTTGTAAAAGAGGTCCCAAGTGATAATACCGTTGAAGAATATCCTTTCTTGACGTTTGAAATTGAGGCCCGTTCTGTTGAGATCCTGGCGAAAATTTTAGCCGAGCGTGATGGCTATGAACTGCAAGATTTGAAAAAAGACGATAAATTGATGGCAGAATACGAGGCGCTTGCAGACCGTGATATCCGCCAGAATGGTTATAAGATCTACACGACCATCAATAAAGAAATTTATGAAAAGATGCAGGAAACTGCAAAGAATTACCCTTACTATGGAAGCGACAAACCTCAGGAAGTTCCGGATCCGGATGATCCGAATAAAACAACCGTTGTCAAAGAGCCGGTGGAAATCGGTGCTACTCTGATTGAGAACAAAACGGGTAAAATCATTAGTTTTGTTGGTGGCCGAAGCTTTAAGCGTGAACAGACGAACCATGCTTCAAGAGCTCCAAGACAAAATGGATCTACAATGAAGCCACTTCTGGTTTATGCTCCGGCTATGGAGCTCGGGACATTGCATCCTGGTTCAATCCTTCCAGACGTGCAGGTATTTTTAAATGGACCTAACAAGGCATGGCCTAATAACTATGATATGAGATACAGCGGATTGACAACAGCAAGACATGCACTAACAAAATCCTATAATGTACCAGCGGTTCTTGCATATAAAAATATACTGAATCAGCGACCTGCTAACTTCCTTGATAAAATGGGATTTTCGAATTTGCAACCAGATGATTATACCAACAAAGCTACCGCTATCGGTTCATTACGCGGAGGTGTTACTGTCGAAGAAAACACCAACGCATTCGGTACATTCGCTAATGGCGGGAAGTTCATTGATGCTTATATGATTGAGAAAATAGTCGACAAAAATGGTGAAGTCGTATTCCAGCATAAATCTGAACCAGTAGATGTGTTCAGTCCACAGACTTCTTACTTAACGATTGATATGATGCGTGACGTTATTAACAGAGGTACAGCTACAGCTGTTAAAAGCAGATTGAAATTCGGTTCTGATTGGGCTGGTAAAACAGGTACAGGTCATGAATATATAGATTCGTGGTTTGTAGCTACCAACCCTAATGTGTCTTTCGGTGTGTGGCTTGGATACGATACGCCAAAAGCACTTGAAAGAAGTTACAAAGGGCTAAGTTACGGAGTCCGAACCCAATACATCTGGGCAGACCTGATGAATGACGCTTATGATGTTGCTCCTCAGTTAGTCGACCCTGAAGAACGATTCAAGATGCCTGGCGGAATCGTCAAGCGATCATATTGTGCAGTTTCCGGTTTGCTGCCTTCAAGTGCATGTTCGAAAGCAGGACTTGTTGAATCGGATTACTTTATTGCCAAATATGCTCCAACTAAGGTAGATGACAGCCTGGTTGAAAATAAATTTGTTACTGTAGGAGACAAGCGCTATATTGCCCTTGATTCCACACCAGCAGAATTCACAGATACAGGTGTCATTTTGAATCCAGAGTATATGGAAAGCATTATCGGCCATAAAATCAGGAACCCTCAGCAGTTGATCCCTAAAAAGGATGCATGGAACAAGATTCTTGTTGCGAATGATAAGCTGAGTGAAAATGGCAAGACTCCTGGAGCATTGGGAATCAAGCTTTCCGGCAAGACCATCACATGGGGCAAGCACCCGGATAATGACATTGTCGGCTACAGGGTCTATAACAACAAGAAGAAAGTCGGCAGCATCAAGGCAGGGGAAGCTCTGAGTTTCAATGCAGGTGACGGATCATTCTATGTAACGGCAGTCGATATTGCCGGGAAAGAATCAGCACCTTCCAATATCATTGAAATTGGACAGAAGCCAGAGCCTAAGGATCCTCCGGCCGACCCTAAACCGAAAGATCCTCCGCCAACTGACCCTAAGCCAAAGGATCCACCTAAGCCACCACCGCCGCCACCTCCAGGAGATGGTGATGGTGATGGTGATGGTGACGGAAATGGTAATGGCGATGGAAACGGGAATGGCAATGGAAATTAGCATATAAGCAAGAAGAACACCGCTTCCCTATTGGAGCGGTGTTCATTTTTTTCAGGCGCAAAAAGAGCGTGAAACCTGGTTTCACGCTCTTTCAACCTTCCTATTAGTCTTCCATTGTAGAAAGGTCACCGGTTGGGAGGTCAAGTTCCCATGCCTTCAATACACGGCGCATGATCTTACCGCTACGTGTCTTAGGAAGCTTGTCGCGGAATTCGATTTCACGTGGAGCAGCATGTGCAGCAAGGCCTTTTTTAACGAATTGGCGAATCTCTTCGATCAATTCGTCCGACTGCTCATAACCGTCACGCAATGCGATGAACGCCTTGATGATTTCACCGCGGACCGGATCTGGCTTGCCAATGACACCAGCTTCAGCTACTGCAGGGTGTTCAACCAGCTTGCTTTCAACTTCAAATGGTCCGACACGCTCACCAGAAGTCATGATGACATCATCAATTCGTCCCTGGAACCAGAAGTAGCCATCTTCATCCATATACGCTGAGTCACCGGAAACGTACCAGTCACCAGGCATGAAGTAAGATTCATACTTCTGCGGGTTGTTCCAGATTGTATGCATCATCGATGGCCAGCCCTTTTTAATCGCCAGATTGCCCATTCTGTATGGCGGCAATTCATTGCCCTGATCATCGACAATCGCAGCTTTTACGCCAGGGATTGGTTTACCCATTGATCCAGGCTTGATTTCCATGCTTGGATAGTTACAGATCAATTGTGCTCCTGTCTCCGTCATCCACCATGTATCATGGATGCGCAGGTTGAACACCTTCATTCCCCATCTTACAACTTCAGGGTTCAACGGTTCACCGACACTCAGGATATGGCGAAGGCAGCTAAGGTCGAACTTCTTCACTACTTCATCCCCTGCACCCATTAGCATCCTGAATGCTGTAGGAGCACTGTACCAAACAGTCACTCCGTACTCTTCGATCATCTTATACCATGTCTCCGGATTGAAACGCCCGCCAATGATGACATTGGATGTTCCTGCAAGCCACGGGCCAAAAATCCCATATGATGTTCCTGTTACCCAGCCTGGATCCGCGGTGCACCAGTAGACATCATCTTCTTTAAGATCAAGTACCCATTTGGCCGTTTGATAATGCTGGACCATCGCATTATGTACATGAAGTACGCCTTTAGGCTTTCCAGTCGAACCGGAAGTATAATGCAGGATCAGGCCATCTGTACGGTCAACCCACTCGATATCAAGCTTTTTGCTGGCTTCAGCTAGCTTTTCCTTGAAATCAACATACTTATCGTTTTCTTCAATATTGTCACCAACAAGAAGAATATGCTTCAAGTCAGGGAGTTCATCCACAGGAACACGCTCAAGCAGCTCAGGCGTCGTTACTAGTACCTTTGCCCCGCTGTCCTGAAGTCTGTCACGGACAGCGCCTTCCATGAATGCTTCGAAAAGAGGGCCAACAATTGCGCCTAGCTTGACCGCCCCGAGAACAGCAAAATATAGTTCTGGAGAACGAGGCATGAAGATGAACACGCGGTCGCCTTTTTCGACATCACCATAAGTTTTAAACACATTGCCCGCTTTATTGGAAAGCTCCTTCATTTCTTTATAAGTATATTTTTCTTTGCGCACCCCATCCTGATAATAAAGCGCAACTTTATTTTTCCTGAATCCTTCAGCATGGCGGTCGATCGCTTCATAAGCCATATTGACTCTGCCTGTCTCAGACCAGGAAAACTCTTTCTCCGCTTCACTCCAATCAAATTGGCCATGAAGCTCTTGATAATTCTTTAAGTTATGATCCCCTTGTGTAACTGGTAGCGCTTCCACTTTCATATATCCATCCCCCTTGGCTTTATATTTAAAATACATTATAGTATAAAAATTCGATTTTCTCAATTTTTAAAATATTAATAGAAGATAAAAGACTATTTTTGGTTTGCTATCCCCCACCGAAAAGTCATAAACTAAATACAGAAAATTTTGTGAAAGCGCTTTTATTTGTTAGATTTTATGTATAATAGAATTATCGTTTGAAATGTTGACGGGTGGTGACTGAATGGAACATAAAAAGACTTATAACGCAAAAGAATTAAAGACTCCTCATGGCCGTTTGATCATTGAAGGCCCTATTTCTCCGGAAAAACTGGCAAGCTATGAATTCCACGAAGATTTAGTGGCATTCCGTCCCCCTGCCCAGCAGCACAAGGCATTGGTTGAGATTGCCGGACTGCCGGAGGGCAGGATCATCGTAGCTCGCTCAGGCCATATGATTGTCGGCTATGTTACTTATCTATATCCTGACCCACTCGAAAGATGGTCTGAAGGAAAAATGGAAGATTTAATCGAACTTGGTGCAATTGAGGTCATTCCAGAATTCCGCGGCAGCCGAGTTGGCAAGAATTTGTTGATGGTTTCCATGATGGATGACGCAATGGAAGATTATATCATTATCACGACTGAATACTACTGGCATTGGGACCTAAAAGGAACCGGCTTGAATGTTTGGGAATATCGCAAGGTCATGGAAAAAATGATGAATGCCGGCGGCCTTACCTGGTACGCGACAGACGATCCCGAAATCAGTTCCCATCCAGCAAACTGCCTGATGGCACGTATCGGAAAAAGAATTCCGCCTGAGTCCGTCCAAAAATTCGACCAGCTGCGGTTCATGAACCGTTTTATGTATTGATGATTAATAAGAAGCCTCATCATGCAAGGAGGAAGGAATCATGATCGTCGAGGAAATTATGAAAAGAGAGGTCACGACGCTTTTCCCTGAGAATACAATCGCGGATGCAATCAAGCTAATGGCAGATAAAAAAATCCGCCATATCCCGATTGTAGATAAGGACCAGGGTGTCATCGGCCTGGTGTCTGACCGGGACATCAAGGATGCCGCTCCGTCCGTTTTCCATTGGGATGAGCATAAGGGTGAACTTGAGAACCCAGTCAAGTCGATTATGACGACTAATGTAATCACTGGACATCCACTCGATTTTGTCGAGGAAATCTCGGCAATCTTTTATGAACATAATATCAGCTGCCTGCCAATCATCAAGGATAAGAAACTGGTGGGCATCGTTACTGAAACAGACCTGCTCCATACTCTTGTTGAGCTTACAGGTGCCCACCAGCCGGGATCGCAAATAGAAGTAAAAGTGCCAAACAAAGCGGGAATGCTTTGTGAAATCGCATCTGTCATCAGCATGAGGAAAGCAAATATCCAGAGCGTGCTTGTATACCCTGACCAAAAGGATGAACGTTACAAAATCCTCGTTGTGAGGATCCAGACGATGAATCCAATCGCGGTGATCAAGGACTTGAAGAAAGCCGGACATCATGTACTCTGGCCGAATCTGCCGGGTGTCTCATCATGAGCGACCGCTCTGTATTCGTCTTTTCAGAAGAGCTGCTGAACTATCGCTTCAGCAGCCACCATCCCTTCAACCAGATGCGGTTGAAGCTTACGCTGGATTTGCTGCGCAAGATTGGCGCAATTGAAGATCAACAGATTGTTGCGCCTCGGATGGCAACGGATGAGGAACTGCACCTCGTTCATGATCCCAATTTTGTAAACGCTGTTAAGCTTGCTGGCCAGGGAAAGCTTAAGGGTGAATCAGCGGAAGGCTATGGATTGGGAACGGAAGACACACCGATTTTTGCAAATATGCATGAAGCAAGCGCTCTGCTTGTCGGGGGTACCTTGACAGCCGTAGACTATGTCATGACCGGCAAGGCCAATCACGCACTTCATCTTGGCGGCGGCCTCCATCATGGCTTCCGTGGAAAAGCATCAGGCTTTTGCATTTATAATGACAGCTCTGTGGCGATAAAGTATTTGCAGGAGAAATACAATGCCCGCGTATTATATGTCGACACAGATGCCCATCACGGCGACGGTGTCCAATGGTCATTTTACGATGACCCTAATGTCTGCACTCTTTCGATTCATGAAACGGGACGCTACCTTTTCCCGGGGACTGGCAATGTGAATGAGCGCGGCCAGGGCAAAGGCTATGGATATTCATTCAATATCCCTGTCGATGCCTTCACAGAGGATGACTCATGGCTGGATGCCTATAGACATGCACTGATGGAAGTGGCTGAGTTTTTCAAACCCGACGTGATTCTGACTCAAAATGGCGCAGATGCACATTATCTCGATCCATTGACGCATTTATCGAGTACGATGAGAATCTACCGGGAAATCCCCAAGCTTGCGCATGAAGTCGCACATAAATATTGCGGCGGCAAATGGATTGCCGTAGGCGGAGGCGGCTACGATATTTGGCGTGTAGTCCCAAGAGCCTGGTCACTGATCTGGCTTGAAATGATTGAAAACTCAAACTGTTATGGCAGCTTGCCGCAGGAATGGCTAGATCAATGGAAGGATCAGGCACCAGTCGAACTGCCAAAGGAATGGGACGATCCTGAAGATTTGTATCCGCCGATCCCGCGAAAACCTGAAATCACGGAAAAGAATGCGCAGACAGTGGAGAAAGCATTGTATCCGATCCGTTCTAATAAAAAATCAGAAACTGTGTAAGTTTTAAACCGGGAGCATTACTTGGGCCCGGTTTTCTTATGTTTGTTTTTAAAAGGGGCAGTAAAGTCGTACTGGGTTCGGACAAAGTTGCGCTTCCCCTGCTAATTTTGTCCGAAATGGCCATTGGTTCAGACAAAGTTACGGCTTCTCCTTTTGATTTTGTCCGAAGTGATCCAATGTTCAGACAAAATTATGAGTTTTCCTCCCGATTTTGTCTGAAGTGACACCGGGTTCAGACAAAGTTACGGATTCTCCTCCTGATTTTGTCTGAAGTGGCATCAGGTTCAGACAAAATTATGGCTTCTCCTCTTGATTCTGTCTGAAGTGACCTTAGATTCAGACAAAGTTACGGATTCCCCTCTTGATTTTGTCTGAAGTGACCCCGGGTTCAGACAAAATTATGAGTTTCCCTCCCAAATTTGTCTGAAGTGACCCCGGGTTCAGACAAAGTTACGGATTCTCCTCCTGATTTTGTCTGAAGTGGCATCGAGTTCAGACAAAGTTGCGGCTACTCCTCTTGATTTTGTCTGAAGTGGCATCAGGTTCAGACAAAATTATGGCTTCTCCTCTTGATTTTGTCTGAATTGACCTTAGGTTCAGACAAAGTTACGGATTCTCCTCTTGATTTTGTCTGAAGTGACCCCAAGTTATGACAACATTACGAGTTTTACTCTTGATTTTGTCCGAAGTGATCCCAGGTTCAGACAAAATCACGGCCTCTCCTAATGATTTTGTCCGAAGGGACTACTAGTTCGGACAATATTACGGGTTTCCCTCCTGATTTTGTCCGAAGTCATCACTGGTTCAACAAAGTTACGGCTTCACCTTTTGATTTATTAAGTGACATCAGGTTCTACTGTTTTCCTAATTATGATCGTTGCTCCCCCGTAAAAAGCCCCTTGCATCATCTGCAAGGGGCTGCTCTGTTATTTCGTTGAATTCCTGTTTTCGATTCGGTGCGGAAGGACGACGATATTCTCATCTACATTTTCTTTGTTCATATACTTCGTCAATAAACGCATGGCAACTGCTCCGATATCATATAACGGCTGGACAATTGTTGTAAGCTGTGGACGTACCATAAGAGTAAGTCTAGTGTTGTCGGAAGCGATTACTTCGAAATCATCAGGGACGCTGTAGCCGCGGTCAAATGCTCCATGGATGACTCCAAGTGCCATCTCATCCGAACCGACAAGAATGGCTGTTGGCTTCGTATCAAGCTCAAGGATCCTTTCAATTGCCTCGAGACCTGAGTCATATGTGTAATCTCCTTCGACCACAAGCTCTTCGTTGTACTGAATTTCCGCATCTTTTAATGCACGCTTATAGCCTTCGAGCTTTTTATCCTTGTTGATTGGCTCGAGCTGCGGCCCAATAACGAAGGCGATATCCTTATGGCCTTTTTCGATAAAAGTGGATACAGCGTCAAAAGTTGCCTGCTCGTAATCAATATTGACGGATGGGATTTCACCTGTTTCCTCGATTGATCCAGCCAGGACGATTGGCACAGGAGACTTCTTGAATTGTTCCACATGCTCGGCCTTGATATTGCCGCCCATGAAGACAATTCCGTCAACCTGTTTGCCAAGCATTGTGTTCAGCAAATGAAGTTCTTTTTCGATATTTTGGTCAGAGTTGCTCAGGATAATATTGTATTTGTACATCGTTGCGATATCTTCAATTCCCCTTGCCAGCTCAGCAAAAAACGGGCTCGCAATATCTGGGATGATGACGCCGACAGTCGTTGTCTTTTTGCTGGCAAGTCCCCTTGCTACTGCATTAGGGCGGTATCCGAGACGGTCAATGACCTCCATGACTTTCTTCCTTGTAGCTGGCTTCACATTGGGATTTCCGTTGACAACACGTGAAACCGTTGCCATTGAAACGTTCGCTTCCCGTGCTACATCATATATTGTAATATTCATCTATTTCACTCCTTCAGGTAATAAACGGCGCTTTTCAGTTAGTTTACAGCAAATATTGCCACAATAATCATATTTTAAGTTTGTGATTATATGTACAAGGATAATTATGTTATTAATCATACGACATCCTTATCAATCCCGCAATCTGAACATCTTAAATAAATGCTTTTTTTTATTATAAAAGCCTGTTAAAACCCAACTACTCCCCTGCAGTTTTGTCCTCTTCTTTTAAGTTACCCTGAAATAGGCCATAAAAAAACCTTCCTTATAAAAGGAAGGTTCCAAAACTTTATACTCTCACGAATGG
The window above is part of the Mesobacillus jeotgali genome. Proteins encoded here:
- a CDS encoding site-specific integrase, with amino-acid sequence MKKYKSKKDNDLYYYFNVKNEKLWGYRYRYYDALGKRREKSQQGLKSEKVAYRALLEVKASILNGEVKQVENSNLTVSEWLDIWFETHKNDWEITTQLQRENAIKYQMKPMLGKYKLAELDKTTYKRVYINKLLDYYEPSTVQLFHRLFKVAINAAVDDEIIPRNRFKKITIPVEEVNDNFLTAKELNEFLKAAKELENITNYTLILLLAYTGVRKGEALGLKWNNIDLENNKITVERTRDKKGARTPKTKNSYRTIRVDNILVSQLKLYRTWCKMTKLSFGKHISDDDFVFISYQSGTPTGENTLKYSFDRIIKKTKLKRITPHGLRHTHATILISQKQPVNVIADRLGNTPQMIWDTYGHIFKEMEEESVIAFSQALHF
- the tyrS gene encoding tyrosine--tRNA ligase, whose product is MELLKDLEWRGIIYQQTDEEGIKDLLSKEKISLYCGVDPTADSMHIGHLLPFLTLRRFQNAGHRPIVLVGGATGLIGDPSGKSEERKLQTLEQVQLNVDGIRKQLEQIFSVEGENGALMVNNYDWAGSMDVVTFLRDFGKHVGVNYMLAKDTIASRLETGISFTEFTYTILQAMDFFHLYEKHDCKLQIGGSDQWGNITTGLELIRKMSAEGSKAFGLTIPLVTKADGTKFGKSESGAVWLDPEKTSPYEFYQFWINTADADVVKYLKFFTFLEKEEIEALEKAVEEEPHLRKAQKALAEEMTRMIHGEESLQQAIRISAALFSGDIKNLSADEIKQGFKDVPSFTVEGEEEQGLVDLLVAAKISPSKRQAREDVSNGAVSLNGERVTDTAYVLGGADKIDGQFTIVRRGKKKYFMIKY
- a CDS encoding transglycosylase domain-containing protein, with the translated sequence MHEGKQAWKEKLKSFGAFFTNKKTVKGARITYSVVWNMLLLLIIVLVLGGGFAAGAGAGYFASLVKDEQIRPYENMRKDIYNYEETSDLYFDNDVYLGKLRTDLYREEVKLDDMSKHLINAVVATEDEYFYEHDGVVPKAILRALFQEVTNSATSSGGSTLTQQLIKNQILTNEVSFERKAKEILLALRLEKFFDKKEILEAYLNVATFGRNANGSNIAGVQAAAKGIFGKDAKDLSLPQAAFIAGLPQSPFGYTPFSSDHGKLKDPAGLEPGLSRYKTVVSRMHGAGFISDQEFKEAINYDITKDFVKEVPSDNTVEEYPFLTFEIEARSVEILAKILAERDGYELQDLKKDDKLMAEYEALADRDIRQNGYKIYTTINKEIYEKMQETAKNYPYYGSDKPQEVPDPDDPNKTTVVKEPVEIGATLIENKTGKIISFVGGRSFKREQTNHASRAPRQNGSTMKPLLVYAPAMELGTLHPGSILPDVQVFLNGPNKAWPNNYDMRYSGLTTARHALTKSYNVPAVLAYKNILNQRPANFLDKMGFSNLQPDDYTNKATAIGSLRGGVTVEENTNAFGTFANGGKFIDAYMIEKIVDKNGEVVFQHKSEPVDVFSPQTSYLTIDMMRDVINRGTATAVKSRLKFGSDWAGKTGTGHEYIDSWFVATNPNVSFGVWLGYDTPKALERSYKGLSYGVRTQYIWADLMNDAYDVAPQLVDPEERFKMPGGIVKRSYCAVSGLLPSSACSKAGLVESDYFIAKYAPTKVDDSLVENKFVTVGDKRYIALDSTPAEFTDTGVILNPEYMESIIGHKIRNPQQLIPKKDAWNKILVANDKLSENGKTPGALGIKLSGKTITWGKHPDNDIVGYRVYNNKKKVGSIKAGEALSFNAGDGSFYVTAVDIAGKESAPSNIIEIGQKPEPKDPPADPKPKDPPPTDPKPKDPPKPPPPPPPGDGDGDGDGDGNGNGDGNGNGNGN
- the acsA gene encoding acetate--CoA ligase, with amino-acid sequence MKVEALPVTQGDHNLKNYQELHGQFDWSEAEKEFSWSETGRVNMAYEAIDRHAEGFRKNKVALYYQDGVRKEKYTYKEMKELSNKAGNVFKTYGDVEKGDRVFIFMPRSPELYFAVLGAVKLGAIVGPLFEAFMEGAVRDRLQDSGAKVLVTTPELLERVPVDELPDLKHILLVGDNIEENDKYVDFKEKLAEASKKLDIEWVDRTDGLILHYTSGSTGKPKGVLHVHNAMVQHYQTAKWVLDLKEDDVYWCTADPGWVTGTSYGIFGPWLAGTSNVIIGGRFNPETWYKMIEEYGVTVWYSAPTAFRMLMGAGDEVVKKFDLSCLRHILSVGEPLNPEVVRWGMKVFNLRIHDTWWMTETGAQLICNYPSMEIKPGSMGKPIPGVKAAIVDDQGNELPPYRMGNLAIKKGWPSMMHTIWNNPQKYESYFMPGDWYVSGDSAYMDEDGYFWFQGRIDDVIMTSGERVGPFEVESKLVEHPAVAEAGVIGKPDPVRGEIIKAFIALRDGYEQSDELIEEIRQFVKKGLAAHAAPREIEFRDKLPKTRSGKIMRRVLKAWELDLPTGDLSTMED
- a CDS encoding GNAT family N-acetyltransferase encodes the protein MEHKKTYNAKELKTPHGRLIIEGPISPEKLASYEFHEDLVAFRPPAQQHKALVEIAGLPEGRIIVARSGHMIVGYVTYLYPDPLERWSEGKMEDLIELGAIEVIPEFRGSRVGKNLLMVSMMDDAMEDYIIITTEYYWHWDLKGTGLNVWEYRKVMEKMMNAGGLTWYATDDPEISSHPANCLMARIGKRIPPESVQKFDQLRFMNRFMY
- a CDS encoding acetoin utilization AcuB family protein produces the protein MIVEEIMKREVTTLFPENTIADAIKLMADKKIRHIPIVDKDQGVIGLVSDRDIKDAAPSVFHWDEHKGELENPVKSIMTTNVITGHPLDFVEEISAIFYEHNISCLPIIKDKKLVGIVTETDLLHTLVELTGAHQPGSQIEVKVPNKAGMLCEIASVISMRKANIQSVLVYPDQKDERYKILVVRIQTMNPIAVIKDLKKAGHHVLWPNLPGVSS
- a CDS encoding acetoin utilization protein AcuC; this translates as MSDRSVFVFSEELLNYRFSSHHPFNQMRLKLTLDLLRKIGAIEDQQIVAPRMATDEELHLVHDPNFVNAVKLAGQGKLKGESAEGYGLGTEDTPIFANMHEASALLVGGTLTAVDYVMTGKANHALHLGGGLHHGFRGKASGFCIYNDSSVAIKYLQEKYNARVLYVDTDAHHGDGVQWSFYDDPNVCTLSIHETGRYLFPGTGNVNERGQGKGYGYSFNIPVDAFTEDDSWLDAYRHALMEVAEFFKPDVILTQNGADAHYLDPLTHLSSTMRIYREIPKLAHEVAHKYCGGKWIAVGGGGYDIWRVVPRAWSLIWLEMIENSNCYGSLPQEWLDQWKDQAPVELPKEWDDPEDLYPPIPRKPEITEKNAQTVEKALYPIRSNKKSETV